From one Lycium ferocissimum isolate CSIRO_LF1 chromosome 7, AGI_CSIRO_Lferr_CH_V1, whole genome shotgun sequence genomic stretch:
- the LOC132061808 gene encoding stomatal closure-related actin-binding protein 1 has translation MTRVTRDFGDTMQRDAVPPVSADVIFPSSRFPNYKIGPNNQIVEVKQDSKALTMKEVVARETAQLLEQQKRLSVRDLASKFEKGLAAAAKLSDEARMKDAASLEKHVLLKKLRDALEALRGRVAGKNKDDVEEAIAMVEALAVQLSQREGELIQEKTEVKKLATFLKQASEDAKKLVEEERAYARAENENARAAVQRVEEALQEYERKSGASGKQDMEELMKEVHEARRIKMLHQPSKVMDMEHELQALRVQLAEKCKYSIQLQKELARKMGEDTVSQLYELDGTEALGSFLQIQPCSLAASELSECSIQWYRLACEGGKQEPISGATKTVYAPEPFDVGRILQAEITYEGQTTSVTTAGPIDPAAGLGNYVEALVRRHDIEFNVVVVQMNGTDHTSETIHVLHIGRMRMKLCKGKTSVAKEYYSTSMQLCGVRGGGNAAAQAAFWQVKTGLSFILAFETERERNAAIMLARRFAYDCNIMLSGPDDRAAPGA, from the exons ATGACAAGGGTAACCCGTGATTTTGGAGATACAATGCAAAGGGATGCTGTTCCTCCTGTATCAGCAGATGTGATTTTCCCATCTAGTCGCTTTCCAAATTACAAAATTGGACCTAACAATCAGATTGTGGAGGTCAAGCAGGATTCTAAGGCACTTACAATGAAAGAGGTGGTTGCTCGAGAAACTGCCCAGTTATTAGAACAGCAAAAACGGCTCTCTGTTCGCGATCTAGCCAGTAAATTTGAAAAGGGTCTGGCTGCCGCTGCCAAGTTGTCTGACGAG GCAAGAATGAAAGATGCAGCTTCACTAGAGAAGCATGTGCTGTTAAAGAAGCTCAGAGATGCTCTTGAAGCTTTGAGAGGACGTGTAGCGGGGAAAAACAAGGATGACGTCGAGGAAGCTATTGCTATG GTTGAAGCTTTAGCAGTACAATTAAGTCAAAGGGAAGGAGAACTGATTCAGGAAAAGACCGAAGTGAAAAAGCTTGCAACGTTTCTGAAGCAG GCTTCTGAAGATGCTAAGAAACTTGTTGAGGAAGAAAGAGCTTATGCGAGGGCTGAAAATGAGAATGCTAGAGCAGCTGTCCAGAGAGTGGAAGAGGCTCTTCAGGAGTATGAGCGGAAGTCCGGGGCCTCAGGAAAGCAG GACATGGAGGAATTAATGAAGGAAGTTCATGAGGCAAGGCGAATCAAAATGCTACATCAACCTAGTAAg GTCATGGACATGGAGCATGAGCTTCAAGCATTGCGAGTGCAGCTTGCAGAGAAGTGCAAGTATTCCATACAGCTCCAGAAAGAG CTGGCAAGAAAGATGGGTGAGGATACTGTATCGCAGTTATATGAATTGGATGGCACGGAAGCCCTGGGTTCGTTTTTGCAAATACAGCCCTGTTCTCTTGCTGCTTCAGAACTATCAGAATGTTCAATTCAGTGGTATCGCTTAGCGTGTGAAGGCGGAAAACAAGAACCTATTTCAG GAGCCACAAAAACTGTTTATGCTCCAGAACCATTTGATGTTGGACGAATCTTGCAAGCGGAGATCACATATGAAGGCCAGACAACATCAGTGACGACTGCTGGTCCTATTGATCCAG CTGCAGGTTTGGGGAACTATGTTGAAGCTTTGGTGCGAAGGCATGACATTGAATTTAAT GTAGTTGTTGTCCAGATGAACGGAACAGATCATACATCAGAGACTATCCATGTACTGCACATTGGAAGGATGAGAATGAAACTTTGTAAAGGGAAGACAAGTGTAGCAAAAGAATACTATTCCACTTCAATGCAG TTATGTGGCGTCAGAGGTGGTGGGAATGCTGCAGCTCAGGCAGCATTTTGGCAAGTAAAGACGGGACTCTCCTTTATATTGGCGTTTGAAACGGAGAGAGAAAGAAATGCTGCCATTATGCTGGCCAGAAGATTTGCCTATGACTGCAAT ATTATGCTATCTGGACCGGATGATCGAGCTGCTCCTGGAGCTTAA